The Metamycoplasma cloacale genome includes a region encoding these proteins:
- the mnmG gene encoding tRNA uridine-5-carboxymethylaminomethyl(34) synthesis enzyme MnmG: MNKINQFDAIVIGGGHAGIEATYALAKRNFKVALITLNKNKLAMLPCNPSIGGSAKGIITREIDALGGVQGLFADKSMIQIKMLNTSKGPAVWSLRAQIDKEKYCQIILEDISKQPNITLIEDEVADLIVDNKKCYGVQTNGHGNIYANVVVMTTGVYMNSRILRGESIKYDGPDGEKRSITLSENLRKYGFDVFRLKTGTPCRIYTDSIDFSKVEKEMLDKNELSFSSKSGIKLDEQTCCYLTHTTAKTKEIILKNLNRSSLYSGIIVGVGPRYCPSVEDKIVRFQDKETHHIFFEPETLAGDIMYINGLSTSMPEDVQYEMIKSIPGLENARVQKYGYAIEYDAINPMDLKKSLESKILENFFSAGQPNGTSGYEEAAAQGLIAGINAANKLDNMPAMELKRSDSYIGVLIDDIVTKGTTEPYRMLTSRAEYRLLLRNDNVDQRLSEYAFQNKMITESEYNDVVRKYEIINNKINELKDTYLSANSEVAKKYQLLNGISMLKALANPLVDPKEILNDFPYIDEITIQVRLFGYLKKQESFADKMNRLEKLKLPEDINYWEVENLAIEARQKLDKIRPTTIGQASRISGINPSDIQMLMYYLNNKRHSSNED; the protein is encoded by the coding sequence ATGAATAAAATTAACCAATTCGATGCCATTGTTATTGGTGGGGGACATGCAGGAATTGAAGCGACATATGCTCTTGCTAAAAGAAATTTTAAAGTTGCTTTGATTACATTGAATAAAAACAAATTAGCAATGTTACCATGTAATCCTTCAATAGGTGGATCAGCAAAAGGGATTATTACTCGTGAAATCGATGCTCTTGGAGGTGTTCAAGGGCTTTTTGCTGATAAATCTATGATTCAAATCAAAATGTTAAACACTTCAAAAGGTCCAGCAGTATGATCATTACGTGCTCAAATTGATAAAGAAAAATATTGTCAAATAATTTTAGAAGATATATCAAAACAACCCAACATCACATTAATCGAAGATGAAGTTGCCGATTTAATTGTTGATAATAAAAAATGTTATGGTGTTCAAACTAATGGACATGGAAATATTTATGCAAATGTAGTTGTTATGACAACTGGTGTTTATATGAATTCACGGATTTTGAGGGGTGAATCAATTAAATACGATGGTCCAGATGGAGAAAAAAGATCGATTACATTGTCAGAAAATCTAAGAAAATATGGTTTTGATGTTTTTAGATTAAAAACTGGAACTCCATGTCGGATTTACACAGATAGTATTGATTTTTCAAAAGTTGAAAAAGAAATGCTTGATAAAAACGAATTGTCATTCTCTTCTAAATCAGGTATTAAATTAGATGAACAAACTTGTTGTTATTTAACACATACAACTGCTAAAACTAAAGAAATTATTTTAAAAAACTTAAATCGCAGTTCATTATATTCAGGAATCATTGTCGGAGTTGGTCCGAGATATTGTCCATCTGTTGAAGATAAGATTGTGAGATTTCAAGACAAAGAAACTCATCACATTTTCTTTGAACCAGAAACACTAGCTGGTGATATCATGTACATCAATGGTCTATCTACATCAATGCCAGAAGATGTTCAATATGAAATGATTAAATCAATTCCAGGATTAGAAAATGCGCGTGTTCAAAAATATGGTTATGCAATTGAATATGATGCAATAAATCCAATGGATTTAAAGAAATCACTTGAGTCAAAAATTCTAGAAAACTTCTTTTCTGCTGGTCAACCAAACGGAACAAGTGGATATGAAGAAGCTGCTGCTCAAGGATTGATTGCTGGAATTAATGCAGCTAATAAATTAGATAATATGCCAGCAATGGAATTAAAACGTAGCGATAGCTATATTGGTGTTTTAATTGATGATATTGTTACTAAAGGAACAACAGAACCATATCGTATGCTGACATCACGTGCTGAATATCGTTTATTATTAAGAAACGATAACGTTGATCAAAGATTATCAGAATATGCTTTCCAAAATAAAATGATTACAGAAAGTGAATATAATGACGTTGTTCGTAAATACGAGATTATCAATAATAAAATTAATGAATTAAAAGATACATATTTATCAGCTAATTCAGAAGTAGCTAAAAAATATCAATTATTAAATGGTATTTCAATGTTAAAAGCATTAGCTAATCCGTTAGTTGATCCTAAAGAAATCTTAAACGATTTTCCATATATCGACGAAATAACTATTCAAGTTAGATTATTTGGATATCTAAAAAAACAAGAATCATTCGCTGATAAAATGAATCGTTTAGAAAAATTAAAATTACCTGAAGATATTAATTATTGAGAAGTTGAAAACTTAGCCATTGAAGCGCGTCAAAAATTAGATAAAATTAGACCAACAACAATCGGTCAAGCTTCAAGAATTTCAGGTATTAATCCTTCTGATATTCAAATGTTAATGTATTACTTAAACAACAAAAGACATTCAAGTAATGAAGATTAA
- a CDS encoding 23S rRNA (pseudouridine(1915)-N(3))-methyltransferase RlmH, with the protein MKINIVAIGSLTKEYQSLYNEYIKRINFFASINLIEIKEINETNIALKVQKETKLILEKIPKNSKVIYLSLRGKKCNSEEFSALLIEDNITFVIGGSNGVDESEFHNKLCFSDLTFPHQLFRVMLVEQIYRGFTIKNNIKYHK; encoded by the coding sequence ATGAAGATTAATATTGTTGCGATTGGTTCATTAACTAAAGAATATCAAAGTTTATACAATGAATATATCAAACGTATTAACTTCTTTGCTTCAATTAATTTAATTGAAATTAAAGAAATTAATGAAACTAATATTGCATTAAAAGTTCAAAAAGAAACAAAATTGATTTTAGAAAAAATTCCAAAGAATTCAAAAGTAATTTATTTGAGTTTAAGAGGAAAAAAATGTAATAGTGAAGAATTCTCTGCTCTATTAATTGAAGACAATATTACCTTTGTAATCGGTGGAAGCAATGGTGTTGATGAAAGTGAATTTCATAACAAATTATGTTTCTCAGACTTAACATTTCCTCATCAATTATTTAGAGTAATGTTAGTTGAACAAATCTATCGTGGATTTACAATTAAGAACAATATTAAATATCATAAGTAA
- the gyrB gene encoding DNA topoisomerase (ATP-hydrolyzing) subunit B, which produces MSKQEEINKYGASNIQVLEGLEAVRKRPGMYIGSIGFRGLHHLIWEIVDNSVDEAMAGFATTIDILLDKDNSVTITDDGRGMPVDIHPSTKKSAVETILTVLHAGGKFDSSNYKVSGGLHGVGASVVNALSDHFEVWVKRNGKLHYQEFRNGGKPVKPLEVIGEVEPNDTGTKVKFHPDYTVMEKVDFDFGTIVDHAKQIAYLNKGLKISCEDVAKNVKRNFFFEGGIIDYVNELNKGKKVIIPNVIYASGSFKDKTEGSEDVLVEVAMQYNETYSSNIVSYANNIQTSEGGTHEQGFYDSLTRIYNNYAEENKLFKNANEKINRDDVKEGLVAIISIKHTDPIFEGQTKGKLENKDARIATNKVISESLEKFMIENPDFAKAIIDKCLAAQRTRLAGIAAREASRKKDGLDLGNLPGKLADCSSKNAELRELFIVEGNSAGGSAKMGRDRMTQAILPLRGKVINAEKNDFRTVLANKEIATLIHALGTGIADEFNINKLRYHKIVIMTDADVDGAHITTLLLTFFYRKMRPLIEYGFVYIAQPPLYKITSGKFTEYAYNDAHKEEILAKLEDKRNINIQRYKGLGEMDPEQLWETTMDPAVRKMLQVQIDDIASCDTIFSTLMGEEIEPRHDFIQENAKYASNIDF; this is translated from the coding sequence ATGAGCAAACAAGAAGAAATTAATAAATATGGCGCAAGCAATATCCAAGTCCTAGAAGGTCTAGAAGCTGTAAGAAAAAGACCTGGTATGTACATTGGTTCAATTGGTTTCAGAGGATTACATCACTTAATATGAGAAATCGTTGATAACTCAGTTGATGAGGCAATGGCAGGATTTGCTACAACCATTGATATTTTGTTGGATAAGGATAATTCAGTCACCATTACAGATGATGGGCGTGGAATGCCAGTTGATATTCACCCTTCTACTAAAAAATCAGCAGTTGAAACTATTTTAACCGTTTTACACGCTGGTGGTAAATTTGATAGTTCAAACTATAAAGTTAGTGGGGGATTACACGGTGTTGGTGCTTCTGTCGTTAATGCATTAAGTGATCATTTTGAAGTATGAGTAAAAAGAAATGGTAAATTGCACTATCAAGAATTTAGAAATGGTGGAAAACCAGTTAAACCACTTGAAGTAATTGGTGAAGTTGAACCAAATGATACAGGTACTAAAGTTAAATTCCATCCAGACTATACAGTTATGGAAAAAGTTGATTTTGACTTTGGAACCATTGTAGACCATGCTAAACAAATTGCATATTTAAATAAAGGTTTGAAAATCAGCTGTGAAGACGTTGCAAAAAACGTTAAAAGAAATTTTTTCTTTGAAGGCGGAATCATTGACTATGTTAATGAATTAAACAAAGGAAAGAAAGTAATTATTCCAAACGTCATTTACGCATCAGGTAGTTTTAAGGATAAAACCGAAGGTAGTGAAGATGTTTTAGTTGAAGTTGCAATGCAATATAACGAAACATATTCATCAAACATTGTTTCATACGCAAATAACATTCAAACATCAGAAGGTGGAACTCATGAACAAGGTTTCTATGATTCACTAACTAGAATTTATAACAACTACGCAGAAGAAAACAAATTATTCAAAAATGCAAATGAAAAAATCAACCGTGATGACGTTAAAGAAGGATTAGTTGCAATTATTTCTATTAAACATACCGATCCTATTTTTGAAGGTCAAACCAAAGGAAAACTTGAAAATAAAGACGCTAGAATCGCAACTAACAAAGTAATTTCAGAATCACTTGAAAAATTCATGATTGAAAACCCAGATTTCGCTAAAGCAATTATTGATAAATGTCTAGCGGCACAAAGAACTAGATTAGCTGGTATTGCAGCTAGAGAGGCATCAAGAAAGAAAGATGGATTAGATTTAGGTAACCTTCCAGGTAAACTTGCTGATTGTTCAAGCAAAAACGCTGAATTAAGAGAATTATTTATCGTCGAAGGAAACTCGGCTGGTGGTTCAGCTAAAATGGGTCGTGACAGAATGACTCAAGCAATTTTGCCATTACGTGGTAAAGTAATTAATGCCGAAAAAAATGATTTCAGAACTGTATTAGCAAACAAAGAAATTGCTACATTAATTCATGCATTAGGAACAGGAATTGCTGACGAATTTAATATTAATAAACTAAGATACCACAAAATTGTTATTATGACCGATGCCGACGTCGATGGTGCACATATTACAACATTACTATTGACTTTCTTTTATAGAAAAATGCGTCCATTGATTGAATATGGTTTTGTATATATCGCTCAACCACCTTTATACAAAATTACTTCAGGTAAATTCACTGAATATGCTTATAACGATGCTCACAAAGAAGAAATACTTGCTAAATTAGAAGATAAAAGAAACATTAATATTCAAAGATACAAGGGGCTTGGAGAAATGGATCCGGAACAATTATGAGAAACAACAATGGATCCTGCTGTTAGAAAAATGCTTCAAGTACAAATTGATGATATAGCAAGTTGTGATACAATCTTCTCAACATTAATGGGTGAAGAAATTGAACCTCGTCATGACTTTATTCAAGAGAACGCGAAATATGCCTCAAATATTGACTTCTAA
- the infB gene encoding translation initiation factor IF-2 has product MASKNGKKRISNVDVIKQQLSAGETKLDDGIFIFHGPLTVSEFAEKIKKTPAMILTHYFKKGVVKTINTSLSEEEIAELCLEYNLDFKKSENVNAQNLFDNLEIIDNPNDLVKRAPIVTIMGHVDHGKTTLIDCIRKSHVQETEFGGITQHTGAYQITHNNEKITFLDTPGHEAFTEMRSRGAKVTDIVIIVVAADDGVKPQTVEAIDHAKAANVPIIVFVNKMDKEHKDIEKLKSQLTEHDIVCEEWGGNVPFVYGSALLKQGVDELLETIELQAEILELRANLNRDPIGTIIESKIDKGMGVVSTIIVQNGTLLPRDFIVAGGQYGKIRNLYSMEGKVIEKALPGTPCIITGLNSNPQAGDRFVVISDEKFAKKLADDKAYLDKQKELNEKNISIIDENTKSINVIIKTDVHGTAEAIKNTVAKIKNDEVVVNVIRSTAGEITKADILLAEASKARIYAFNNTSINADVKSLADSKNIKILNHNVIYKIVEELERLIKTLKEPVYEEKLIGEALILQIFFYSKVGSIAGCKMLSGQAKELCKVEVVRRDKTIFKGTIDSLKREKNDVKVVEKGFEFGTHIKDFDKIEVDDILKFYEDVLKEDE; this is encoded by the coding sequence ATGGCTAGTAAAAACGGGAAAAAAAGAATCTCAAACGTTGATGTAATCAAACAGCAATTGAGTGCTGGAGAAACAAAACTAGATGATGGAATTTTCATTTTTCATGGTCCTTTAACTGTTTCGGAATTCGCAGAGAAAATCAAGAAAACTCCAGCAATGATTCTTACTCATTATTTCAAAAAAGGTGTGGTTAAAACAATCAATACATCTTTAAGTGAAGAAGAAATTGCTGAATTATGTTTAGAATACAATTTAGATTTCAAAAAATCAGAAAATGTTAATGCTCAAAATTTATTTGACAATCTAGAAATTATTGACAATCCAAATGATTTAGTTAAAAGAGCTCCAATTGTTACAATTATGGGACATGTCGATCATGGTAAAACAACATTGATTGATTGCATTAGAAAATCACATGTTCAAGAGACGGAATTTGGTGGAATTACTCAACATACCGGAGCATATCAAATTACACATAATAACGAAAAAATAACTTTCCTTGATACGCCAGGGCATGAAGCATTTACCGAAATGAGAAGTCGTGGTGCAAAAGTAACTGATATTGTTATTATTGTTGTAGCAGCGGATGACGGAGTAAAACCTCAAACAGTTGAAGCAATTGATCATGCTAAAGCAGCAAATGTTCCGATTATTGTGTTTGTGAACAAAATGGATAAAGAACATAAGGATATAGAAAAACTAAAATCTCAATTAACAGAACATGATATTGTATGTGAAGAATGAGGTGGAAATGTTCCTTTTGTTTACGGTTCTGCTTTATTAAAACAAGGTGTTGATGAACTACTAGAAACAATTGAATTGCAAGCTGAAATACTTGAATTAAGAGCTAATTTAAATAGAGATCCAATTGGAACCATTATTGAATCAAAAATTGATAAAGGTATGGGTGTTGTTTCAACAATTATTGTTCAAAATGGAACATTATTACCACGTGATTTTATAGTAGCTGGTGGTCAATATGGAAAAATTAGAAACCTATATTCAATGGAAGGCAAAGTTATTGAAAAAGCATTACCTGGAACTCCATGCATTATTACTGGATTAAATTCAAACCCTCAAGCAGGTGATCGTTTTGTGGTTATTAGTGATGAAAAATTTGCTAAAAAACTAGCAGACGATAAAGCATATTTAGATAAACAAAAAGAATTAAACGAAAAAAATATTTCAATTATTGATGAAAATACAAAATCAATTAATGTAATTATTAAAACAGACGTTCACGGAACTGCTGAAGCAATTAAAAACACAGTTGCAAAAATTAAAAATGACGAAGTTGTTGTTAATGTTATTAGATCAACAGCAGGTGAAATTACTAAAGCAGATATTTTATTAGCCGAAGCTTCTAAAGCAAGAATTTATGCTTTTAATAACACATCAATTAACGCTGATGTTAAATCATTGGCTGATTCAAAAAATATTAAGATTTTGAATCACAACGTTATTTATAAAATCGTTGAAGAATTAGAAAGATTAATTAAAACTTTAAAAGAACCAGTTTATGAAGAAAAACTAATCGGTGAAGCACTTATTTTACAAATATTCTTTTACTCAAAAGTCGGAAGTATTGCTGGATGTAAAATGTTAAGCGGTCAAGCAAAAGAATTGTGTAAAGTTGAAGTTGTAAGACGTGACAAAACTATTTTTAAAGGAACAATTGATTCTCTAAAAAGAGAAAAAAATGATGTTAAAGTTGTTGAAAAAGGGTTTGAATTTGGAACTCACATCAAAGACTTTGATAAAATAGAAGTAGATGATATATTAAAATTTTATGAGGATGTATTAAAAGAAGATGAATAA
- the nusA gene encoding transcription termination factor NusA produces the protein MPATDSIKKMKAQAIFTDFSNLSKIKKIEKQDIIEAFKNAVLKTIYDIYDEEADIEFIINEAECEFAVINKNKQVVPDPVSTDDMDLLARCVEIPLSIAQTIDKNAKLDSTIAEEIDFEEFMKKDFTRIQSIFNQSIRELEKNAIYNKYLSKVGQVVKAKFISSNANGIMLELEDMTTAFMPISASNKRLLNTLKLGNWIDVFIDKVVEDSKYAQVVVSSIDTKILMNLLNKEIPEIAQGIIEVVNIARISGERSKICIRKSENAPVGIEEIGSIIGANASRIEAISRQLNNEKIDVVLYTDDLKQLIINALSPAKVIDVIEKKGEGKYPSFTVIVPTLQHTLAIGRKGQNVSLATELTKAKIDIISQKEADEKGISYNFDHGNITAEEIQNLSDGKKLQSNFKRKRATNSTPKASSIFDSAIDMSEFEDEIAELRSKVVSSDSFERQILGDSYYDNESFNETLEQVKKEFDEDENNGLTEFDNEPFSQDLTEDYEKIASTKLKDFKEDKELTFGLEGIDLSDLEDEDW, from the coding sequence ATGCCTGCTACAGATTCAATAAAAAAAATGAAGGCACAAGCAATTTTTACAGATTTTTCAAATTTATCAAAAATTAAAAAAATTGAAAAACAAGACATTATTGAAGCATTTAAAAATGCAGTTTTAAAAACAATTTACGATATTTATGACGAAGAAGCTGATATTGAATTCATTATCAACGAAGCTGAATGCGAATTTGCTGTAATTAATAAAAACAAACAAGTTGTTCCAGATCCAGTATCAACTGATGATATGGATTTATTGGCTAGATGTGTTGAAATTCCATTGTCTATTGCGCAAACTATTGATAAAAACGCAAAACTTGATTCAACTATTGCTGAAGAAATTGACTTTGAAGAATTTATGAAAAAAGATTTCACAAGAATTCAATCAATTTTTAATCAATCAATTAGAGAATTAGAGAAAAATGCAATATACAATAAATATTTATCAAAAGTTGGTCAAGTTGTTAAAGCTAAATTTATATCTTCAAATGCAAACGGAATTATGTTAGAACTTGAAGATATGACTACCGCATTTATGCCGATTTCTGCAAGTAATAAACGTTTATTGAATACATTGAAATTAGGAAATTGAATTGATGTTTTCATTGATAAAGTTGTTGAAGATAGCAAATATGCACAAGTTGTTGTATCTTCAATCGACACAAAGATTTTAATGAATTTATTAAACAAAGAAATTCCAGAAATTGCACAAGGAATTATTGAAGTAGTTAACATTGCAAGAATTTCTGGTGAAAGATCCAAAATTTGCATTAGAAAATCAGAAAATGCTCCAGTTGGAATTGAAGAAATTGGATCAATTATTGGTGCAAATGCTTCTAGAATTGAAGCTATTTCAAGACAATTGAATAATGAAAAAATTGATGTTGTTTTATACACAGATGATTTAAAACAATTAATTATAAATGCATTAAGTCCAGCTAAAGTAATTGATGTTATTGAAAAGAAGGGTGAAGGAAAATATCCATCATTCACTGTTATAGTTCCTACTTTACAACACACATTAGCAATTGGTAGAAAAGGTCAAAACGTTTCACTAGCAACTGAATTAACTAAAGCAAAAATTGACATCATCAGTCAAAAAGAGGCCGACGAAAAAGGAATTTCATATAACTTTGATCACGGAAACATTACAGCAGAAGAAATTCAAAATCTATCAGATGGCAAAAAATTACAATCTAACTTCAAAAGAAAAAGAGCTACAAATTCAACTCCAAAAGCAAGTTCAATCTTTGATTCAGCTATTGATATGTCAGAATTTGAAGATGAAATTGCTGAATTACGTTCAAAAGTTGTAAGTTCAGATAGTTTTGAAAGACAAATATTAGGTGATTCATATTATGACAATGAAAGCTTTAACGAAACACTTGAACAAGTTAAAAAAGAATTTGATGAAGATGAAAACAATGGTTTAACTGAATTTGATAATGAACCATTCTCACAAGATTTAACTGAAGATTATGAAAAAATTGCTTCAACTAAATTGAAAGATTTTAAAGAAGATAAAGAATTAACCTTTGGTCTAGAAGGTATCGATTTAAGCGATTTAGAAGATGAAGACTGATAG
- a CDS encoding YlxR family protein codes for MKTDRNYSRKSIVDNQIYPIDQLIRFNKNKFNVISFDEFKNLEGRGAYCLINEEQIKVLFKKRLLNKAFRQNIDQEIYNNIQKEVEEWLVKTGKKESQTLM; via the coding sequence ATGAAGACTGATAGAAATTATTCGCGTAAATCAATTGTGGATAACCAAATATATCCAATTGATCAATTGATTAGATTTAATAAAAATAAATTTAATGTAATCAGTTTTGATGAATTTAAAAATTTAGAAGGTCGCGGTGCTTATTGTTTAATTAATGAAGAACAAATTAAAGTTTTGTTTAAAAAAAGATTGTTAAACAAAGCATTTCGCCAAAATATAGACCAAGAAATTTATAATAATATACAGAAAGAGGTGGAAGAATGGCTAGTAAAAACGGGAAAAAAAGAATCTCAAACGTTGATGTAA
- the rbfA gene encoding 30S ribosome-binding factor RbfA, giving the protein MNKINHERKTSLLMKLVGESFYELQDFNVTNIAINDVILSTDGSHAKIYITLFKDKERYFEKITKMAPFIRSVVSRNWKYKKLPELEFLIDTVEPNAQRIEKILKEINE; this is encoded by the coding sequence ATGAATAAAATTAATCACGAAAGAAAAACTAGTCTATTAATGAAATTAGTAGGAGAAAGTTTTTATGAGTTACAAGATTTCAATGTAACTAACATAGCAATCAACGATGTTATTTTATCAACTGATGGATCACATGCTAAGATCTATATCACCTTGTTTAAAGATAAAGAAAGATATTTTGAGAAAATCACAAAAATGGCACCATTTATACGTTCAGTTGTATCAAGAAACTGAAAATATAAGAAATTACCTGAATTGGAATTTCTAATCGATACAGTTGAACCAAATGCTCAACGTATTGAAAAAATTTTAAAAGAAATTAATGAATAA
- a CDS encoding phosphotransferase, translating into MPQILTSNCKPLEHQGYTNTTYKDENQNYFIKAKKYDEFNHKIDYSILNNLKFSPKTIYDDQQYLVTEWIDGKTLSEDISPSDEQLKIIATNLITLHNSKLKFPKENQVARRFKVYRDLVKKHNRKIPILDKYFKKINLFLKNIDNSAPVHNDLWLFNMIQNQEDIYFIDWEYASMGDVHFDLAYFIEGSNLDARQEKVFLDAYGDDFEPKYLLVHKIIVNALFILWNQKHDKLVFDDTIYQERVEKYMQQYLELYKI; encoded by the coding sequence ATGCCTCAAATATTGACTTCTAATTGCAAACCTTTGGAACACCAAGGTTATACAAACACTACATACAAAGATGAAAATCAAAATTATTTCATCAAAGCAAAAAAATATGACGAATTCAATCATAAAATCGATTATTCAATCCTAAATAATTTAAAATTTAGCCCCAAAACTATTTACGATGATCAACAATATCTAGTCACTGAATGAATTGATGGTAAAACCTTATCAGAAGATATCTCACCAAGTGATGAACAACTAAAAATCATTGCGACAAATTTAATTACATTACATAATTCAAAATTAAAATTTCCTAAAGAAAATCAAGTCGCAAGACGTTTTAAGGTTTATCGTGATTTAGTTAAAAAACACAACCGTAAAATTCCCATACTTGATAAATACTTTAAAAAAATTAATTTATTTTTAAAAAACATTGATAATTCAGCTCCGGTACATAATGATTTATGACTATTTAACATGATTCAAAATCAAGAGGATATTTATTTTATTGATTGAGAATACGCTTCAATGGGAGATGTACACTTTGATTTGGCATACTTTATTGAAGGAAGTAATTTAGATGCTAGACAAGAAAAAGTTTTTCTTGACGCATACGGAGATGACTTTGAACCTAAATATCTGTTAGTACATAAAATAATTGTTAATGCATTGTTTATTTTATGAAATCAAAAACATGACAAACTAGTTTTTGATGACACAATCTATCAAGAACGTGTCGAAAAATACATGCAACAATACCTAGAACTTTACAAAATATAA
- a CDS encoding phosphotransferase, translating to MKKDINTFCHCTHKLNNQHQISELFKQIETIFGKEVAADLKQVRFFHEGFHNITYIGKLKDTWVQIRIPKNLVELDYKNEEQIVFMFKDYLYAKNGFIIKKWFPGQDLFKVNITQDIALSIFNCIRNFQKMNAKIDRFNWLTYDIKDQKYHDILNKYKDDKMVLSHNNIKRHNVLVNKYGFIKLIDFEFTAYNYEYVDPVYLHLFLGIEKEDIIKFFNLDSEKFDDFVYLIQTFNKAAYNHTYSKIKTPDNKISDSLLEFENRDYSIINRFIVQKYRNPFDNRLDLKTIENFYFVPCLVYEDNDRVIWRWLNCETTMCLNNRQIKAIARALRTLHDSDVEFPDYIFDKRIESYLSQIDINDLKNDFNDDKMLETIMQWVKEVKPDANCHNDLNLNNIFFTDTLNLYIINWAKACYNNRFLDIAYLFEHINSNRYLENSFWRAYEMAEPKNFYKYRILIHFNSYLYNKSSNGDYTQAGINIKKIKEIFVLNRGKYE from the coding sequence ATGAAAAAAGATATCAACACTTTTTGTCATTGCACACATAAATTAAATAATCAACATCAAATATCAGAACTTTTTAAACAAATTGAAACTATTTTTGGAAAAGAAGTAGCTGCAGATTTAAAACAAGTGAGATTTTTTCACGAAGGTTTTCATAACATCACATATATTGGAAAATTAAAAGATACATGGGTACAAATTAGAATTCCTAAAAATCTTGTTGAATTAGATTATAAAAACGAAGAACAAATCGTTTTTATGTTCAAAGATTACTTATATGCTAAAAACGGATTTATTATCAAAAAATGATTCCCAGGTCAAGATCTATTCAAAGTTAATATCACCCAAGATATTGCATTATCAATTTTCAATTGCATTAGAAACTTTCAAAAAATGAATGCAAAAATTGATCGCTTTAACTGATTAACTTATGATATCAAAGATCAAAAATATCACGATATTTTAAACAAATATAAAGATGATAAAATGGTTTTAAGTCATAACAACATTAAACGTCACAATGTTTTAGTTAATAAATATGGTTTTATTAAATTAATTGATTTTGAATTTACTGCATATAACTATGAATATGTCGATCCTGTATATCTTCATCTGTTTTTAGGAATTGAAAAAGAAGATATCATTAAGTTTTTCAATCTTGATTCAGAAAAATTTGACGATTTCGTTTACTTAATTCAAACCTTTAATAAAGCGGCTTACAACCACACTTATTCAAAAATTAAAACCCCCGATAATAAAATATCTGATTCATTATTGGAATTTGAAAACCGTGATTATTCAATTATCAATCGTTTTATTGTTCAAAAATATCGTAATCCTTTTGACAATCGTCTTGATTTAAAAACTATTGAAAACTTCTATTTCGTACCATGTTTGGTATATGAAGATAACGATCGTGTAATTTGAAGATGGTTAAATTGTGAAACAACAATGTGTTTAAACAACCGTCAAATCAAAGCGATTGCTAGAGCATTAAGAACATTACATGATTCTGATGTTGAGTTTCCTGATTATATTTTTGATAAACGAATTGAATCTTATCTATCACAAATAGATATAAATGATTTAAAGAATGATTTCAATGACGATAAAATGTTAGAAACCATTATGCAATGAGTCAAAGAAGTTAAACCTGATGCAAATTGTCATAATGACTTAAATTTAAATAATATCTTTTTCACCGATACTCTAAACCTATATATTATTAATTGAGCAAAAGCTTGCTACAACAACCGCTTTTTAGATATTGCTTATTTATTTGAACATATCAATAGCAATCGCTATTTAGAAAATTCTTTTTGAAGAGCATATGAAATGGCAGAACCAAAGAATTTTTATAAATATCGTATTTTAATCCATTTCAACTCATATCTATATAACAAATCTTCAAATGGAGATTACACACAAGCTGGTATAAATATTAAGAAAATCAAAGAAATATTTGTTTTAAATAGAGGTAAGTATGAATAA